GGCCCACCGCGATCAGCGCCGGGATTGCGCCGAGCAGGAAGTATTTACGAAGTAGGTTCACGGTGGATTAGCTTCAGCTCCGAGATGGCTATCGAAGAGGCAAGTTGCCTTCGATTATCAAGAAATCGAGGCGAAGCGTCAAAACCGAAACCTGCCTCCCGGCGCTAAATTATTCCTGACGCTGGTCGCCTAACCGATCAGAAGGAGTAAGCAGCAGATAACCAGAGTAAGCTGGCTAAGAAATACGGCGGCAATGAACCATCGCAGTGACTTTTGCAGACGCGTGGAGTACTGCAGGCCAAGAATCATTCGGCGGCGTTGTTCGAAGCTTGGATAGAGCCAGGTTTTCTGGTTCGGGGCGATCCCAGATAAGAGGGTCAGTTGGGATAAGGCTCGGATCAGCACTCGAGCGCTACGTCGCCGGCCGCGCTCGTCTTTGCCGAGAAAATCGACCGCAAATGCGTCTGCTTGAAACTCGAGAAGTGGGGATACGAAATGGAGCATCAACGTCATGTAGGCAATCGTGCCCAGGATGACAACGCTTTGCGTGAGCATCTGCCACTGAGTTAAGTGCTCGACCATGTGTACCAGTGTCATGCCCAGGATGCCACCGGCAAATACAATGCTCAACCGTATGGGGACATGCCACAGGCGAAGATGCCCCACCTCGTGCGCGACAATCGCAGCGGCATACCGAGGGGACAGGCGGTGGAGCAGGGCATCGCTCACCAGTACGAACGAGAAGCCTGGTATGCATCCCAAGACGGCCGCGTTGCAAACACGATCGCCGGTTTCCCACACACGAAACTTTTCCGCGAACTGGTCGTCGAGACTTGGCATCGCTCGCTGTAGCTTGCGTTTCTGTAGACGCGAAAGCTTACTGAGGGAAAAAAGCGATTTGGCCAAAAGTGGGTACGCAATCACTGCCGCCACTGGAATCATCAGCAACGAGAGCCACAGCAATGAGCTCCAGTCCCATGGGACGTAGGCAATCGGAAGTGAGGTGAGGAAATCGGATAGCAACGGAGTTCTTTAAATGAAGGGAGACGTACAGCCAGGTCTCAAAGTAATTCGCCGGGTCGTGGATACAATTCCCATCAGCGCAAAGAAAAACCGGCCAGCAGATAAGCTGTGCCGGTTTTGCAGGCTATTTCGTTTGTAGCGGTCTTATCGCATCCAGGTGGGCATCTCGCCAGCGGCCGGCAGTTCGATCACTTTGCAGGAAGTGATGTTGTCGCTGGTCATGACTTCCTTGACAGCTTCTTCGCTCGGCAGACCGTCCAGGTTCAGAACGCCCACGGCGCTGCCTGGGTTGGTGCTCGATCGACCGACGGCCATCTGGGCGATATTGACCTTGTGGTTGCCGAAGATCGTTCCCACCTTGCCGATAATGCCGGGGACATCGTTGTGAGCGAAGATGAACAAGGTACCGTCGAGATAGGCTTCCAACCGCTGCCCATCCAGCAAGATCAAGCGAGGCATGTTGCTGCCGAACAGCGTACCGCCGACCTGGTGCGACTTGCCACCTTCTTCGATCGTTGCCGTGATGCTGCTCGAGAAACTGCCTAGTTCGGTGCTCGTTTCGGTCGAGAGGTCAACGCCGCGGTCCAGCAGCAGCATCTCGGAATTGATGATGTTCGGTTCGTCTTCGAGGGCCTTGGCCAGGAAGCCGGCACAGAACGAAGCGGTTAGCAGCTTGGTGTTCTTGCCGCTCACTTCGCCACGATAGGTCAGCTTGACCGACTTCACGCCACCGGAATGAACCTGGGCGGCAATCAGGCCCAAGCGATAGGCCACGTCCAGATAGCCGCGAATGCTTTCCAGGGTCTTCGGATCGAGCGGAGCCACATTGACGGCGTGACGGATCTCGCCGGTCGTCAGGTAATTGACCACCAACTGGACTGCTTCGACGGCAACTTGCGTTTGAGCCTCTTCAGTGCTCGCACCCAAGTGCGGCGTAGCGACGACATTTTCCATGCCGAACAAGGGGCTGTCGGTGCAAGGCTCTTCGGCATAAACATCCAAAGCGACACCGCCGAGGTGCCCTGACTTCAGACCTTCGACTAGGGCTTCTTCATTGTAGATTCCACCGCGAGCACAGTTGATCAAACGAGCACCTGGCTTCAAGGTCTTGATCGACTCGGCGTTGATCATATCCTTGGTTTCAGGGGTTAGCGGGGTGTGCACCGTCAGGTAATCGATGTGCGGAAGCATGCCGGGGACGGTTTCGGAAAGCTCGATACCCAGTTCCGCGGCACGTTCGGGGCTGACGAAGGGATCGTAGGCGATCACTCGCATCTCGAACGCCAACGCACGCTTGGCGACTTCCATCCCGATGCGGCCGAGTCCGACCACGCCGAGTGTCTTGTCGGCCAGCTGCGTACCCATGTACTTCTTGCGATCCCAGCGACCTTCCACCAGGCTTTGATTGGCAGCAGGCACGTTTCGCGAAAGAGCCATCATCAAGCAGAACGCATGTTCGGCCGTGCTGATGGTGTTGCCCGTGGGGGTGTTCATCACCACGATGCCATGCCGAGCTGCCGCTTTGGAGTCGATGTTATCGGTGCCGACGCCGGCTCGAGCAATCACCTTCATGTTGGTGTTGCCTTCGAGAGACTCGGCAGTGATCTTCACGCCGCTGCGGCAGATCGCCC
Above is a window of Blastopirellula marina DNA encoding:
- a CDS encoding M48 family metalloprotease, which encodes MLSDFLTSLPIAYVPWDWSSLLWLSLLMIPVAAVIAYPLLAKSLFSLSKLSRLQKRKLQRAMPSLDDQFAEKFRVWETGDRVCNAAVLGCIPGFSFVLVSDALLHRLSPRYAAAIVAHEVGHLRLWHVPIRLSIVFAGGILGMTLVHMVEHLTQWQMLTQSVVILGTIAYMTLMLHFVSPLLEFQADAFAVDFLGKDERGRRRSARVLIRALSQLTLLSGIAPNQKTWLYPSFEQRRRMILGLQYSTRLQKSLRWFIAAVFLSQLTLVICCLLLLIG
- the serA gene encoding phosphoglycerate dehydrogenase, with protein sequence MPKVIVLDTLAQEGLDLLDQAPGIEYEVRTGLKGEELRSALNEFDGAICRSGVKITAESLEGNTNMKVIARAGVGTDNIDSKAAARHGIVVMNTPTGNTISTAEHAFCLMMALSRNVPAANQSLVEGRWDRKKYMGTQLADKTLGVVGLGRIGMEVAKRALAFEMRVIAYDPFVSPERAAELGIELSETVPGMLPHIDYLTVHTPLTPETKDMINAESIKTLKPGARLINCARGGIYNEEALVEGLKSGHLGGVALDVYAEEPCTDSPLFGMENVVATPHLGASTEEAQTQVAVEAVQLVVNYLTTGEIRHAVNVAPLDPKTLESIRGYLDVAYRLGLIAAQVHSGGVKSVKLTYRGEVSGKNTKLLTASFCAGFLAKALEDEPNIINSEMLLLDRGVDLSTETSTELGSFSSSITATIEEGGKSHQVGGTLFGSNMPRLILLDGQRLEAYLDGTLFIFAHNDVPGIIGKVGTIFGNHKVNIAQMAVGRSSTNPGSAVGVLNLDGLPSEEAVKEVMTSDNITSCKVIELPAAGEMPTWMR